In Anomaloglossus baeobatrachus isolate aAnoBae1 chromosome 2, aAnoBae1.hap1, whole genome shotgun sequence, the DNA window gcaggagccggcttctgcggacgctggtaaccacggtaaacatcgggtaaccaagaagcccttcccttggttacccgatatttaccttcattaccagcgtccgccgctctcagctgtcagtgctggctccctgctctcagcacacgtagctggagtacacatcgggtaattaacccgatgtgtactgtggctaggtttgcagggagccagcgctaagcggtgtgcgctggtaaccaaggtaaatatcaggttggttacccgatatttaccttagttaccaagcgcagcatgcttccgcgtgtagcgacgctccagcgatccctgccaggtcaggttgctggtgggatcgctggagcgtcgcttagtgtgacatctcaccagcgacccctagcaacttaccagcgatccctatcaggttgtatcgttgttgggatcgctggtaagttgtttaatgTAACTGGGcctttaaccatggatacccaagctgcaatgccctgcacatgaggtaagagatgtgCTATTTCATGAGaagtatgctacatttctaattggaggcatttgctaatattattattacacctgctacatattgagatgagattttggagatgggaatatctctTAACTTCTCCTCTGACTATAATCTATTTAGCTGATAAACTGCATAATATCACACACAGGCTGATAGGCGCAGAAAGGCTGAATTTCAATTGCAATGGCTGCCAAGAGAAATATATACAGTCTTTTCTCATTatcaataaagatgaaggctgcacatccaataatgaaaaatgcaatttgctaactgGACAGTGAACATGTGAATCATGAAATGCATAACTGCCAAGACtattaggaaaaaagagatatttagcaatctcattgatcaatgtaaccgagccccaatacctcgccaaggtatatctctatattggggtccttagctctgtgaccctaactctttgtcatctcattgcaattaaaacctGCTGTGTGTGGAGAAGGGTAACAAAGGACTTGCttgtataggagatggaaaaaaaacatggccaaaagggatgtgttcacattaaaaaaaaaaacaatactaaaggataactgaagtgagcaccaatatgtatatatgtatactgagtgcaagccaaaaaatacataatcaataaagatgaaggctgcacatccaataatttgataatggtataatgctacaagcatgctgacaattataatgaaaaatgcaatttgctaactggaaagtgaacatgtgaatcatgaaaagcataactgccaagactattaggaaaaaagagatatttagcaatctcaTTGATCAATCCTCTATCGGCCATCAAATCccgtttcggccatgttttttttccatctcctatgtaagcaagtccttggttacccctctccacacacagcaatttttaattgcattgatcaattggtgctcacttcagttttcCTTTAGTATTTTCTCATCATTATTCCTGTCTATGGCTGTGTGCGAATGTTGCGTTGTatccctgcagaaatttttgcagggatttgacagcacatgtgcgcgtcaaatcgctgcagaaacactgcataatggatgcagtgtttctgcagaaaaaaagccaatttcatgcgctatggctgctgcccccaccatagacagagcgggagctgcagccATAgcacacaaataattgacatgttcattttatGAACTCATGGAattgggtaaaaattttagcacccaaatcgctgcgttcataaaagcaacgtgcgcgcgtattatgcacaatctacatagattgtgcagtggacgcaggacacatgcatttacactgcaatgCAATACGcaccgtaaatgcatgaaattcggcaacgtgcgcatgaacCCTATTCGGCTGATCCAATCCCATAAATGATGTGGTTTCTCGACCTTACATCATAATGGTTGATCTATGGAGGAACCTCTTGAGATTGTTGGCCTAATTTTTGAACAAGTCTGTAAATACTTGGACTTTAATGTACTTCCCATTTCCTTTATTTTTGTGTGCTTCATTGAGGAATATTGCAGTTTGGAACATGCTGAATTCACAAAAAAATTAAAGGACATGTTATAGCATAGGATGAAGTGTAGTAGTTGGAAAGttcgattaaagggaatctgtcaccacatttgacctatgaAACCTACTAAGTACTAACCCCTTCACGAATggccgattttgcactttccggttttttttgccatttttcttccgagagacataacttttttgtttttcagtcaatctggtcatgtgatggCTCGTTTTTTTGCGGAGCAAGCTGTACTTTTATATgaaaccaagagttttaccatatagtgtactggaaaacggcaaaaaaattccaaatgcaaaaaaattgcaaaaaaagtgcgattgcactattgttttgaagatattttattcacagtgttcaatataaggtaaaactgatgtatcattgtgatgcctcaggtcggtgcaagttcatagacaccaaacatgaataagtttacttttatctaaggggttaaaaaaaaatcagaagtttgttcgaaaaagtggcgtatgttttgcaccattttcagtgacccgtagtgttttcattttttggaatctatggtTTAGTAAAGGTTTATATTTtgtgtctcgagctaacattttcaaccgtaccatttttgtgtagattctacgttttgatcgcctgttattgcattttgcgcaaaatttgcgacaaccaaaaaacataattttgccatttggaatttttttgctgctaagttgtttaccgatcagattaattgattttaaatttagatagattgagcatttctgaacacagcgataccaaatgtgtgtattttttatttttttaaccctttcattttcaatggggtaaaagaggtgtgatttcaatttttttttttaatttttttaaaactttttttaaattttttttttaattttactaaggtcctctaggggactataatgagtagcagtctgattgctcattcatttctcccgatctgagctgcatcactcagaccaggagaaatgatcatctcttgtaacagccagtatttggctgtttgtttacaggaccttagtcatgtgagcacaggagtcatcacatgaccctgtgctaccatgacaaccaccgaatccacgtgatcacgtcacatgacttccggtatcggcctgtaAGTAAAGTATCAGCAAGATCACGGTTATGATGGCGCTGTCACTTATTcatagcaccatttaaggggttaaaaggcacgggtggataacaattccgctcgtgcctggcaggcacacatgtcagctgtataaatcagcagcCGGgaaagattaacactatgaccgctaggacgtaatcttACCACCCGtgctcgttaaggggttaatatgggcatacaggtctcatatcagatgccttgttgtggaaaaatctttttatcactttatgtaaatgagctgttccaagctatggggcagatgccgcctggaagataactccgcctccagagattaattTAAATACAAggagcattaccagtgtgagacaagtaactgacacagaacaggagaaaactTCTTTCAAGCACATTTTTTGTAGCTCACTGAGCTCTGATTCATTGCAACAATGttgcaacactgtctgcctgtgagatggaagctgaatctgagaggaacctgcagatgtgttaattaggcctaagacacacggcatgaaaaccaGAGCAAgtgaaatgcgataaaacatcacattccaattGGACCAATATTacgctatgtgccagcacccatgtgcaattattttctcagcccgaaTCGGACCAAGAAAATGAGAAAATAGTTACAGCATGCTatgggtgtaatgcgatccttgtttctctcgcacccattcaagtctatgggccgagagaaaaatcgcactgcactcgcagtacatcggtgtgcagggcgagaatggcaatagccggcaatggaggagagagcaaGATGAATTACTCCCCTCCGCAGCAACGCCCCGCCCCTCCTtagagccagcccgcccctcctcagagccggcccgcctcctgcagctgtggtccgattgcatgatcgcacctcagtcacagtgacacttgcatgacactcggcttccactgtgctgccagcgtgagctgagtgtcatgcgaagatcgcagtagtcccccgtgtggccccggcctcatagtcacacacagctctacagtaaAATCAGGAGAACAGAGAGCTGCCATCACACTCGTAATgcctcttttatttaaaataatctctggaagtGGAGTGATCTTCCAGGAAACAtcctccccatagcctggaagagctcattttttataaagtgataaaagatgttttatccacaacaaggcatttGATATGAAGCATACAGGTATGGGTTTTTTTTTCCagcataacctgtatgcccatattaaaaaGACTCTGTCAGGGCAATTTTGCTATGCAATATGAAGCCAgtatgctgtaagagttaacatgAACTTGTCAGCCAGTTGTTTCTTATCTCAACGTCTGCTTTTAGTTACCTGCAATATAAGCTTAAGcatcttagctttatcattagtatATCATGGGTATAAAGAGCACATGAGCTGACTCCGACCCCTTTtgcgattagcagcttctgtctatggaaatttacagtacactgaaagcctggtgtgggtggaggcagcttccacagctctgctacatacaaaatccaaaatctttcactgtgtcagaatcgCTGCAAACACtaaaatctaaagcgggctttacatgctacgacatcgctaatgcggagtcgttggggtcacggaattcgtgacgcacatccggccgcattagcgatgccgttgcgtgtgacatcgataagcgattttgcatcgttgcaaaaacgtgcaaaatcgctaatcggcgacacgggggtccattctcaaatctcgttactgcagcagtaacgagattgttcctcgttcctgcggcagcacacatcgctgcgtgtgacgccgcaggaacgaggaagctccccttacctgcctcccggccgctatgtggaaggaaggaggtgggcgggatgttacgtcccgctcatctccgcccctccgctgctattgggcggtggttcagtgacgtttcagtgacgtcgctgtgacgccgcacggaccgcccccttagaaaggaggcggttcgccggtcacagcgacgtcgccggacaggtaagtatgtgtgacggctgtgggcgatgttgtgcggcacgggcagcgatatgcccgtgtcgcgcaacagatgggggcgggtacccacactagcgatatcgggaccgatatcgcagtgtgtaaagtagcctttagtgattCATTAGATTCAtaatctctttgtctacatcatgctgctcttagatgaggtaacaaaaatctgctgacagattctctttaatagtTTAGATACtgtaggtcaaatgtggtgacagattcccacaaTGACAGCAGATATAATTACACAGTCACCAAATTTTATCATGAAACTTGTAAAATGAGGAGACAAATAAAATGAAGTAATTGCTAATGATAGTTCCATGTTGATAAGCAGTTTAACTTCTGACATGTTTCCACAGTATGGTGGAATTATTCTTGGAGGTTTTAAGTTAGTGAGCGCCACTGATCATATATTCCAATGTGAATTCATaacatgattgattgctctcagtgagagaaacaaaattaaaattttgtagttgtgataccttttctgAAGAAACTGGCACAACTGGACAGTGACATCTTCTTTTTAAGCAGATGCATTTGAAACTTCATAACATGATAAAAAGGTTTGGTTTAATTATTCTTGAAGTAAGATTATTAAATTAATCCatattcctgtttttttttttatccctgtaTCTGTTGTTGTAGGTAGCAGCAAAGTGAGGGATGATCTTTCACGCAAAGTCAGAATACTTTGCTGGATCATGACTGGACCAAGTAACTTGGATACCAAAGCAATTCACTTAAAGTACTCTTGGACTCGTCACTGTAATGTTGTTCTTTTTATGAGTTCCACCACCAATGACAGCTTCCCTACCATCGGTTTAGACACCAAGGAAGGACGGGATCAGCTTTACTGGAAGACAATTCGAGCTTTTCACTATATCCacaaaaactacattgatgaagcTGACTGGTTTTTCAAAGCAGATGATGACACTTATGTTGTGGTGGAAAACTTACGTTGGGTACTCTCAAATTATACTACTGATCAACCAGTTTATTTTGGCAAACGCTTCAAGCCATTTGCCAAACAGGGCTACATGAGTGGTGGAGCTGGCTATGTACTTAGTAAAGAAGCTCTGAACAGATTTGTGGAAGGATTTCGTACAGGAGTCTGCCAACATACCACACCTGTGGAGGACGTAGCACTGGGTCAGTGTATGGAGAAAATGGGGGTTATAGCTGGAGACGCTAGAGAcactgaaaaaagggagacttttcaTTTATTTCCACCTAAAAACCATCTTACAAAACACTTTGATAACAGTTTTTGGTACGGGAGCTACAGtttttatcccattgtggaggtaagTCCATGAAATAATTACTCCTAAATAAACAAAATCAACAAAAAGTCCAAAATGGTCACATTAATCACAGACCGCACTAGGTGGTTAACATTTATAACCCAAAAGATCAACCACAGTAAGGTTGAAAGAGTGACACAAGGTCCAACTAAATCAATTACATTTTAATTTTATTGTAATtcaaaatatattaaaataaatacaGCAGTAAGGTGCTTCAAGGATGGTAATAAATATAACACTAGGAACAATTGGACAAGTGGCAGGACTATAATATGACAACCTATAATATAGGCATTGTTATAATAAAGCCAGGTAGACAATAACAAATTCATACCATATAATCATGAATTATATCCTTCACAAAGTAAGTATATACAAATAAGACGGAAAACTGTAATACAATAGTATGAAAGATGCAAGGTGATTGGAGCAAATAATATCAGCCAAGTGGCAGTGTACCTTGAAAAAAATTAATGTTGGTGCACTTTTAACTCAAGATATTTCTCTATATATCAATCTACTCAGcttctcctgctctataacatgctgcCTGTAGATTGGCCTGCAACTTCAtgttgacaggttacctttaaatttTAATTCTAATGTTTTGAAagttaaagataaaaaatttagcaCTACAAATTAAAATTATTGGTGTCTCAAGGACCTGAGTCAGGAAAGCCCAAGAATTAGTAAGATGTCCCTTGTTTTAGGTAATTTAACGAGAACATGTCAGCATGATTTTATactgtaaagacatggctgtaatagtGAGGTAACCCTGATTTAATTGATATTTTTGCTGAGGAAATTCACTTTTAATGTTTTCCACtcattagattttggtgcacaggggctggactgtacactgggtcttctcctccctgtctgtgattcagcCCCTCTGGCTGCCTTTGGTCTGTCAGTGACCTTCCTGCTTTGTTTAAAGTCTCAGCAGTGACCTATTATTCAAAAACTGGAGGCAGCAAAAGGgtcagggaatcacagacaggtaggagaagacccagtgtagagTCTGACCCTTGTGCACCGAAATCTAATAAGCAGAAAACTTCAAGTGCTGCTTAAAAAAGAACAACAAAGTTGATTTATTCAACAAAAGTATCAGTATTACAGCACCTTCACAGCCATATCTTTACTTTACATTACACAATTATGACAGGTTttcttaaaagggaaccaatcaccataattttcatatataagctaaagccagtgctatactggcactatcaggccgattctcTACATacatgtagtggtcagctcggatgtttaggttttgaaatccaagaaagtaaagtttataaaattagctgcttgttgagtgacagcagctgaggatcagatgatATATTCATAATTTTGCTagttctaacagggggaggagataagtattatacaaacgattccctttgtctcttgcaggacctgagtgaggtcatacccatgtgaccagaaggggcgtgacctcagccaacaaagctggataccaggtcacatgggtataacatcacacaggtcctgcaagagacaaagtgatttgtttgtataatacttatgctaattctaacagagggaggggataactttgaatatattatctgctcctcagctgctgtcactcaacaagcagctaattttataaactttactttcttggatttcaaaacctacatatctgagctgaccactaaaggtatgtatagaatcagcctgatagtgccagtatagcactggctttagctaatatatgtgaaaatcctgatgattggttccctgtaTGTATTAACCAGTCTCTATGGTGGGTTTACAGCATTAGAATATTAAATTTCCAGAAATAGGAACAGTGATATTAGAAAAACCATGTAAATATCTTGAGTTATCAGTAGATAGCTCATAATGTTctagctatctatatatataattgtgttattctgtctgtctgtctgctctctgtctgtcttgctccaaaatgacgtcattacagtgacaaccgtcgccacaccgcgcgcgctaaagagcctgtgaccaacggctcagctaactgaacagcccgaactacgggccgacaggacgacgctcgacacttttccccgcaccttcACGGAGCCCCGaccccccggtgagtgctgcacctctAGGAGCCCACACTGGCAACactgccgacacatacccaccgctcgcctccacaccctgcacacattgccccactcGACTCCACCCCCCCGCAatctgccctccgcatgtatacactgaacacacacacatgaatagtcacctgtccccagccatgcagtccccagcactgatgtcctTAGCGCTATGgcgccgctcggctccaccccaccCGCACTCtgtcccccgcacacattaccctgcaggatgggggcacatgtcaggatagtGGCTGTACCACAATGGATTAACATacaagcattgggccacatcacagcatctgctcacataccagaatgggggccatacaaggatggagactataccaggatgggaaccagtttttggccatggacaactgtacgttgcgttttcaagagtgacaatgagacccaacgtcaaagtgcaagttgttgacacccctttacaaggaaagttacttacagatagtgaaaaggtcttcacgcaaaatgtggtgtacaaaaatatttttacttaactttacactgttcatggccttctttcattacaagccatggacatcattaaacattagactcatctattaaaactgttccttctgttgtttgtcattttaaaaccaataaacaattataagaatactaaattaaacctaacccatccagtccattgattacattattattcaatctgctaacctacatacacattctagactacccgatacattagaatcgggccaccttctagtaggatAAATAAGGGTATAAACTATTAATTGACATACACAAGACTATTACCCTCATATTCAAAACATACACTTTGCTAGCACTTATTAAAAATAGCTACCCTTTAAAAGATCTCAAGTACAATTAAATATCCAGTGTACATGATTGAATGTAGTAGAAACTATAACCACTTTGTCAAAATGTAATGGTACACCACCAAAGTGGTCTTAGATGGCCAAATACTTACCGTTGACCTGGACTGTAACAGGCCGAATCTGAACGGTTTCAAAGGTACCTGGCTGCGAGCccaggattctgggtgtttgatccggatctggcactcaagaaataaaaaaacaaaaaaagaaaaataaagaaaataagaattcagcaagcgcttcatacttaccaaggctacgTTGCgtctgtacgctgctcctgcggcctctccttcacttcctgggcagcTCATCAttactcatccatatgcactgctttcctcgcccatcggccggcctggcatctgtgattggttgcgcccccagcctgtgtgacagcgtttccCTGTAACCAATAACAAGCGCTGTCTGCAGGTCAgtgttgtggtataaaaataaataaaacagttgACGTAGggccccccatattttgataccagcacaaataaagtATGCTACATACTGCAGCCTCCAGCCGATtgctaatcttggctgtgtatcaaaataggaaccgcatatagctttttaaaaaattattaattaattaaaaaaccagcatgctcccccccccccccccccccccattttgatacccagccaagataaaacccgagagctgggggctggtattctcagactggggaaacctatggttattaggccacccCTCAGCCTAAATATAGCAACCTACAGCCAccccaagattgttgcatccattagatgcgacaagctcggCGCTTTACTAGACTCTtcacgattgccctgatgcagtggcaatcggaggttTGAGGGGTTTAATAACactgcacaactgtcatcaagcccaaaattagtgatgagtAGGCGTCTATgagcccccccatcactaatcctataagtaaaaagaaataaacacaccgagaaaaatcccttatttgaaataaaatacacccccccactctttcaccactttattaaccctaaaacacccctgcaggtccgacataatccatacgaggtccaatgacgattcagctctgctacatatttgAGTCACagtgcgcgatcatggaacatgatcgAACGCTGTAACTGCAGGCAAAGAATAATCCGCGATCAGCGCTGTCATCACTCAGGGAAGAAAGACCATGGGAACCTTTCTGctgtgaccgcaacttacctgagtgatgtcatcgctcatcgtggctcagtcattgtctgtctgCACTCACGGCGGGCAGTtatgctctatggccactcgctgtgactgaggagtagcagagctgaatcaccatgggaccttatgtggattacattggccctgcaggggtgtttagggggttaataaagtagtgaaagatgatgttttttggattttattccaaataaaggattttatcggtgtttgtctttatttactttcacttacagattagtgatggggtgtctcgcagacgcctgccatcactaatctaggacatagtggctgctgtgagctgacattaactccttattaccctgattgccaccgcattagggcaatcgtgaagagtcgggtaaagtgcgaggctcgtcgcatctaatggatgcgacaatcccggtaAGCTTCCGGTTGATATTTTTAGGTTTCAGGAGCGGCCAATAACCAAGGCCCTTCTccctctgagaataccagcccccagctgccgggtTTTAtctaggctgggtatcaaaattggggggtacgcaaggtgtttttttttaattgtttctttaaatttatttaaaaa includes these proteins:
- the LOC142292039 gene encoding glycoprotein-N-acetylgalactosamine 3-beta-galactosyltransferase 1-like isoform X1; this encodes MVFISGKTSWLAFILGIFIGFFSIFILLHIIIINPKTEEPLIYAWKRVNDLNLMGKLPRTHQPGSSKVRDDLSRKVRILCWIMTGPSNLDTKAIHLKYSWTRHCNVVLFMSSTTNDSFPTIGLDTKEGRDQLYWKTIRAFHYIHKNYIDEADWFFKADDDTYVVVENLRWVLSNYTTDQPVYFGKRFKPFAKQGYMSGGAGYVLSKEALNRFVEGFRTGVCQHTTPVEDVALGQCMEKMGVIAGDARDTEKRETFHLFPPKNHLTKHFDNSFWYGSYSFYPIVEGPQCCSDLAISFHYVDPELMHTLEYFVYHLRAYGYEYRYNPGVPEAAERLPMHHMEKPTTEVKAIKTNGSVSS
- the LOC142292039 gene encoding glycoprotein-N-acetylgalactosamine 3-beta-galactosyltransferase 1-like isoform X2, whose product is MVFISGKTSWLAFILGIFIGFFSIFILLHIIIINPKTEEPLIYAWKRVNDLNLMGKLPRTHQPGSSKVRDDLSRKVRILCWIMTGPSNLDTKAIHLKYSWTRHCNVVLFMSSTTNDSFPTIGLDTKEGRDQLYWKTIRAFHYIHKNYIDEADWFFKADDDTYVVVENLRWVLSNYTTDQPVYFGKRFKPFAKQGYMSGGAGYVLSKEALNRFVEGFRTGVCQHTTPVEDVALGQCMEKMGVIAGDARDTEKRETFHLFPPKNHLTKHFDNSFWYGSYSFYPIVETHRHAWINHL